The Caldicellulosiruptor changbaiensis genome has a segment encoding these proteins:
- a CDS encoding putative bifunctional diguanylate cyclase/phosphodiesterase, whose product MKEKNKGAGRKASSYAAKIAVIYTVVSSVWIISSDYIVCKMFESNQLFPLISILKGWMFVAITAVLLYFLIRSKLYTLHLSESKLQSTLEELQKTNAELSQTQEKLAVQYKKLAKNQAKIRELSFFDSLTGLPNKNHFQLVLEKAIKEAYLKNQQLAIIYIDIDNLNKVNNTLGHIAGDSVLKKIANRLKSVIPDKGFVARLTGDEFAIILYNFIDIRLLDYFIHKFTSIFNNPWKIMDYEFYITASIGIAIFPNDGNDATTLLENAHKALNSAKEKGKNTFCFYNKEMDKVLQQRFELESYLRKAIEQNQFKLFYQPIIDLKRTKICGAEALIRWIHPEKGFIPPLAFIPIAEQTGLIFKIGEWVISRSVSDLKDIKMAINDNFYVSVNISLKEFSTSNFVDNVLYSINSLKIEPTAFGIEITKSVAMVDPPKDN is encoded by the coding sequence ATGAAAGAAAAGAATAAAGGTGCGGGTCGAAAAGCGAGTAGTTATGCTGCAAAAATAGCTGTAATTTATACAGTTGTGAGTAGCGTGTGGATTATTTCATCTGACTACATAGTATGTAAGATGTTCGAAAGCAACCAACTTTTTCCATTGATTTCTATCTTGAAGGGCTGGATGTTTGTTGCAATTACTGCTGTTCTTCTGTACTTTTTAATACGTAGTAAGTTATACACTTTACATCTTTCAGAAAGCAAATTGCAAAGTACCTTAGAAGAACTGCAAAAGACAAATGCAGAGCTTTCACAAACACAAGAGAAGTTAGCTGTTCAGTACAAAAAGCTTGCAAAAAATCAAGCAAAGATAAGAGAGCTTTCTTTTTTCGACAGTTTGACAGGACTTCCAAACAAAAACCACTTTCAGCTTGTACTTGAAAAAGCTATAAAAGAAGCTTACTTGAAAAATCAGCAGCTTGCTATTATCTACATAGACATTGATAATCTTAACAAAGTCAACAACACTTTAGGACATATAGCAGGAGATTCGGTTTTGAAAAAGATTGCTAATAGATTAAAATCAGTAATACCCGATAAAGGTTTTGTTGCCCGTCTCACAGGCGATGAGTTCGCAATAATTTTGTATAACTTTATTGATATCCGTCTTCTTGACTATTTTATACACAAATTTACTAGCATATTCAATAATCCTTGGAAAATTATGGACTATGAATTTTATATAACAGCCAGCATTGGAATTGCCATATTTCCTAATGATGGCAATGATGCAACAACACTTTTGGAAAATGCTCACAAAGCTCTGAATAGTGCAAAAGAGAAAGGAAAAAACACTTTTTGTTTTTACAACAAAGAAATGGATAAAGTTCTGCAGCAGCGATTCGAATTAGAATCGTATTTGAGAAAGGCAATTGAACAAAATCAATTTAAACTTTTTTATCAACCTATTATCGACCTTAAAAGAACGAAAATCTGTGGGGCAGAGGCATTAATTCGCTGGATTCATCCAGAAAAAGGATTTATCCCACCTCTTGCTTTTATTCCAATTGCTGAACAAACAGGCCTGATTTTCAAGATTGGTGAGTGGGTCATTTCAAGGTCGGTTTCTGACTTGAAAGATATCAAAATGGCGATAAATGATAATTTCTATGTTTCTGTAAATATTTCATTGAAAGAGTTTTCAACCTCAAATTTTGTAGACAATGTTCTATATTCTATAAACAGCTTGAAGATCGAACCAACAGCATTTGGCATTGAAATCACAAAATCTGTTGCAATGGTTGACCCCCCAAAAGACAATTGA
- a CDS encoding Mrp/NBP35 family ATP-binding protein: protein MRENVMHPIPKNEFTDVKKIYAIVSGKGGVGKSLVTSLLAVGLRREGFGVGVLDADITGPSIPKIFGVTGAKIDSDSKAIYPVRTHNDIRIMSMNLLLNKEDAPVIWRGPLIAKTIEQFWTEVGWGVLDYLLIDMPPGTGDVVLTVFQSIPIDGIIIVTSPQDLVSLIVKKAYNMAKQMDIPIVGIVENMSYAICPHCGKEIDIFGKSKLESIAQQLDLKILGKVPIDPELTKLCDEGEIEKARNLYLDSCIEVLKKEIAEE, encoded by the coding sequence TTGAGAGAAAATGTAATGCACCCGATTCCCAAAAATGAATTTACTGATGTTAAAAAAATTTACGCCATTGTCAGCGGCAAAGGCGGGGTTGGAAAAAGCCTTGTTACATCTCTTTTAGCAGTAGGTTTAAGAAGAGAAGGGTTTGGTGTAGGGGTGCTTGATGCTGACATCACAGGCCCTTCCATTCCAAAGATTTTTGGTGTAACCGGGGCAAAGATTGATTCTGACTCTAAAGCAATTTATCCTGTGAGAACACATAATGATATAAGAATAATGTCAATGAATCTACTTTTGAATAAAGAAGACGCTCCTGTTATTTGGAGAGGACCACTCATTGCAAAAACAATAGAGCAGTTTTGGACGGAGGTTGGCTGGGGTGTTTTGGACTATCTTCTTATTGACATGCCACCTGGTACGGGGGATGTTGTTCTTACAGTTTTTCAATCAATTCCAATTGATGGAATAATAATTGTAACATCTCCTCAAGACCTTGTATCTTTAATAGTCAAAAAAGCCTATAACATGGCAAAACAGATGGATATACCAATTGTAGGAATTGTGGAGAATATGAGCTATGCAATATGTCCTCATTGTGGAAAAGAGATTGATATCTTTGGCAAAAGCAAGCTGGAAAGCATAGCCCAGCAGTTAGATTTAAAAATTTTAGGCAAGGTTCCAATAGACCCAGAACTTACTAAACTTTGTGATGAAGGTGAAATTGAAAAGGCAAGGAATTTGTACCTGGATTCTTGCATAGAGGTTTTAAAGAAAGAGATTGCAGAAGAATAG
- a CDS encoding NifB/NifX family molybdenum-iron cluster-binding protein — protein MKIAVMLIGDKISPHFGGSEKVCVYTIEDGAIVAKEYFNMPEHRAGLFAKFIKQKGADVVIAGSMGERARYIFDSLGIRYFIGVLGSPDEAVEKLLKGEIKSDEMLAREIHDHEEGLHHHRHGHNTPS, from the coding sequence ATGAAAATAGCAGTTATGCTAATAGGTGACAAAATAAGCCCTCACTTTGGTGGGAGCGAGAAAGTTTGCGTTTATACAATTGAAGATGGTGCTATTGTAGCAAAAGAATATTTTAACATGCCAGAGCACAGGGCTGGGCTTTTTGCAAAGTTTATAAAACAAAAAGGAGCAGATGTTGTAATTGCAGGGTCAATGGGCGAGAGAGCAAGATATATATTTGATAGTCTTGGCATTAGGTATTTCATCGGTGTTTTAGGCTCTCCAGATGAAGCAGTTGAAAAGCTATTGAAAGGTGAGATAAAATCAGATGAAATGCTTGCAAGAGAGATTCATGACCATGAAGAGGGGTTGCATCATCACAGGCATGGTCACAACACGCCTTCTTGA
- a CDS encoding DUF134 domain-containing protein, with product MPRPIRCRRVEFLPKFKYFSPAQGTSDEVTLKVEELEAIRLKDLEGLMQEECAQKMQVSRQTFQLILEEARKKIADALVHGKAIRIEGGNYVYGKCSYICLNCGKVFDSDYHECPECHSKDIGCTRGRGRCYCFGHGRR from the coding sequence TTGCCAAGACCAATTAGGTGCCGAAGAGTTGAGTTTTTACCAAAATTTAAGTATTTTTCTCCTGCTCAAGGGACCAGTGATGAAGTAACATTGAAAGTAGAAGAATTAGAGGCAATCAGGCTAAAAGATCTGGAAGGGTTGATGCAGGAAGAGTGTGCGCAGAAGATGCAAGTCTCGCGTCAGACATTTCAACTCATTTTAGAAGAGGCAAGGAAAAAGATTGCAGATGCGCTTGTCCATGGCAAGGCTATAAGGATAGAAGGCGGGAATTATGTATATGGAAAGTGTTCATATATATGCCTAAACTGTGGAAAAGTCTTTGACTCAGATTACCATGAATGTCCAGAGTGCCATTCGAAAGACATAGGTTGCACAAGAGGCAGAGGAAGATGCTATTGCTTTGGACATGGAAGAAGATAA
- a CDS encoding heavy metal translocating P-type ATPase: MERKILDVMGMSCASCARAIEKSVSKVEGVSSASVNFATEKLVVEYDETKTNLEKIKEAVKKAGYDVKDVPDETTKDVIIPIGGMSCASCARAIGKSISKLPGIKEVSVNFATEKARVVYDPSKVRLSEIKEAIKKAGYTPLEVEETTAAESQADRKKLEEQYWFKRFVISAIFAVPVLYIAMGNIIGLPLPQIIDPDKNPFNFVFIQLILSIPIFIAGIRFYTVGFSRLIQRHPNMDSLIAIGTAAAYIYGIYGMFKIAAGDTSFVEESYFETAGVIITLILLGRYFEVVSKGRASDAIKKLMGLAPKTATILRDGQETVIPIEEIEVGDILIIKPGEKIPTDGEVIDGRTSVDESMLTGESIPVEKTVGSPVYGGTINKNGTIKVRATKVGKDTVLSQIIKLIEEAQASKPPIARLADIISGYFVPAVIAIAIISGTLWYVWGKPGSFALKVFITVLIIACPCALGLATPTAVMVATGKGAEFGVLFKSGEALETLHKIDTIVFDKTGTITEGKPKVTDIITAEGFDELEVLRLAASAEKTSEHPLAEAIVNYAKEKNSDLVDAQEFEAIPGFGIEATVDGKNILLGNKRLMEQRNVSIWLTDEVQRLSQEGKTAMFIAIDGKFAGIIAVADVIKPTSKKAIEILHKMGINTVMLTGDNRQTALAIAKQVGIDKVIAEVLPQNKAEEVKKLQTEGKKVVMVGDGINDAPALTQADVGIAIGSGTDVAIESADVVLMKSDIMDVVTAIDLSNKAIRNIKQNLFWAFFYNTAGIPIAAGVLHIFGGPLLNPVIAALAMAFSSVSVVTNALRLRRYRPAK, from the coding sequence GTGGAAAGAAAAATATTAGATGTTATGGGCATGAGTTGTGCTTCATGTGCAAGAGCTATTGAAAAGAGTGTAAGCAAAGTGGAAGGTGTAAGCTCAGCCTCTGTAAATTTCGCCACAGAAAAGCTTGTTGTAGAGTATGATGAAACCAAAACTAACCTGGAAAAGATAAAAGAAGCTGTGAAGAAGGCAGGTTATGATGTAAAAGACGTTCCAGATGAGACAACAAAAGATGTTATAATACCCATTGGTGGTATGTCATGTGCATCATGCGCAAGGGCTATTGGAAAATCTATCTCGAAGTTGCCGGGCATTAAAGAAGTGAGTGTTAATTTTGCAACAGAAAAAGCAAGAGTTGTTTATGATCCTTCCAAAGTAAGGCTTTCAGAGATTAAAGAAGCAATCAAAAAAGCAGGTTATACTCCGCTTGAGGTAGAAGAAACTACTGCTGCAGAAAGCCAAGCAGATCGCAAGAAACTTGAAGAGCAATACTGGTTCAAGAGATTTGTAATTTCGGCTATTTTTGCTGTACCAGTACTGTATATTGCGATGGGCAATATTATCGGTTTGCCCCTCCCTCAGATAATTGACCCTGATAAAAATCCTTTCAACTTTGTTTTTATCCAATTGATACTGTCAATACCAATCTTTATAGCAGGTATACGGTTTTACACAGTGGGGTTTAGTAGGCTTATACAACGCCACCCTAATATGGATTCGTTGATTGCTATTGGTACTGCTGCAGCATATATATATGGAATCTATGGAATGTTTAAAATCGCTGCTGGTGATACAAGCTTTGTTGAAGAGTCGTATTTTGAGACAGCAGGAGTAATAATTACACTTATTCTTCTTGGCAGATACTTTGAGGTGGTTTCAAAAGGAAGAGCATCTGACGCAATCAAAAAACTGATGGGACTTGCTCCAAAAACAGCAACTATTTTGCGCGACGGTCAGGAAACGGTTATTCCAATTGAAGAGATAGAAGTTGGAGATATTTTGATAATAAAACCTGGTGAGAAAATTCCAACTGATGGTGAGGTAATAGACGGAAGAACTTCTGTTGATGAGTCAATGCTAACCGGTGAAAGCATTCCAGTTGAAAAAACGGTTGGAAGCCCTGTATATGGTGGCACAATCAACAAAAACGGTACTATAAAAGTCAGAGCAACAAAAGTTGGTAAAGATACTGTGTTGTCGCAGATAATAAAGCTAATAGAAGAAGCGCAAGCTTCAAAACCACCAATTGCACGACTTGCAGACATTATTTCTGGCTATTTTGTCCCTGCGGTCATAGCAATCGCAATAATCTCGGGAACGCTTTGGTATGTATGGGGCAAACCCGGTAGCTTTGCCTTGAAAGTATTTATAACTGTGCTCATCATTGCGTGCCCGTGCGCACTGGGGTTAGCAACACCGACTGCAGTAATGGTTGCAACAGGTAAGGGTGCTGAATTTGGAGTCCTGTTCAAAAGTGGTGAAGCGCTTGAGACATTGCATAAAATTGATACTATTGTTTTCGACAAGACAGGGACAATCACCGAAGGAAAACCAAAAGTTACAGACATCATAACTGCCGAAGGATTTGATGAATTAGAAGTCCTAAGACTTGCTGCCTCGGCAGAAAAAACATCAGAACATCCTCTGGCTGAGGCAATAGTAAACTATGCGAAAGAAAAGAACTCAGACCTTGTTGATGCACAAGAGTTTGAGGCTATTCCAGGGTTTGGAATTGAAGCTACAGTGGATGGCAAAAATATCTTACTTGGCAATAAGAGGTTGATGGAACAGAGAAACGTAAGCATTTGGTTGACAGACGAGGTTCAGAGATTGTCACAAGAAGGAAAGACTGCTATGTTCATTGCAATTGATGGCAAATTTGCTGGAATAATTGCTGTTGCTGATGTTATCAAACCTACAAGTAAAAAAGCAATAGAGATTTTGCATAAGATGGGCATTAACACTGTTATGTTAACAGGTGACAACAGACAAACTGCTCTGGCAATAGCAAAACAGGTTGGCATAGATAAAGTTATTGCTGAAGTTTTGCCTCAAAATAAAGCTGAGGAAGTGAAAAAGCTCCAGACAGAAGGGAAAAAGGTTGTAATGGTTGGCGATGGAATCAATGATGCTCCAGCATTGACTCAGGCTGACGTTGGAATTGCAATTGGGTCTGGAACAGATGTTGCAATAGAGTCTGCTGATGTTGTGCTAATGAAGAGCGACATAATGGATGTGGTGACAGCTATTGACCTTAGCAATAAAGCAATAAGGAACATAAAACAGAATCTCTTCTGGGCATTTTTCTACAACACTGCTGGTATTCCAATTGCTGCTGGAGTTTTGCACATATTTGGCGGTCCGCTTTTGAACCCGGTGATAGCAGCTTTGGCAATGGCGTTCTCATCTGTGTCGGTTGTCACAAACGCTCTGCGTTTGCGAAGATATAGACCTGCAAAATAA
- a CDS encoding heavy-metal-associated domain-containing protein, producing MTKKIYIEGMTCNHCAKAVENALKGLHGVMSASVNLAEKYAVVELHHPIEDEKFVAAVDDAGYKVVKIE from the coding sequence ATGACAAAAAAGATTTATATTGAAGGGATGACATGTAACCACTGTGCGAAAGCTGTTGAGAATGCACTCAAGGGACTTCATGGGGTAATGTCAGCAAGTGTAAACCTGGCAGAAAAGTATGCAGTTGTTGAACTTCACCACCCCATCGAAGATGAGAAGTTTGTTGCTGCTGTGGATGATGCAGGCTATAAAGTAGTAAAGATTGAGTAA
- a CDS encoding heavy-metal-associated domain-containing protein, producing MTKKIYIKGMESEHCAKIVENTLKSLDGVHSVKVDLKEKVAAVELHKDVKDDEFVRAIDDAGYEVVRIE from the coding sequence ATGACAAAAAAGATTTATATCAAGGGAATGGAAAGTGAACACTGTGCCAAAATAGTTGAGAACACTTTAAAATCCTTAGATGGCGTTCATTCTGTTAAAGTGGATTTGAAAGAAAAGGTTGCTGCTGTTGAACTTCACAAAGATGTGAAGGACGACGAGTTTGTTCGAGCAATTGATGATGCAGGGTATGAGGTTGTAAGAATAGAATAG
- a CDS encoding DUF1646 family protein, with amino-acid sequence MVDILLIIILLLVFILPFIFRKIEHNLELFLLIMGLITTVVSKTLSFHLLGHVFSNYLLYLVTAVVLVMGFVFNLTVSKLKTAINSILSKIKIELFVALVILFLGLISSIITAIVATLILVEIIHLLPLKHQTKVKVAIIGCFSIGFGAALTPVGEPLSTIVVSSLNAEFLYILKNLGTYIVPTIIILSLLSYFILLYERKRGCILPTYEELLTEEEDIVKAEERAILAAEAKKDVVLRAGKIFMFIVALELLGSGFKPFIDKYVVKLGDKLLFWINIISAALDNATIAAAEITPSLSTGQVKAILLSLLASGGILIQGNIPNIIAANKLEIKSKEWVKLGLPLGLIFLLAFYLLLFVV; translated from the coding sequence GTGGTTGACATATTGCTGATAATAATCCTGTTGCTTGTCTTTATATTACCTTTCATTTTTCGCAAGATTGAGCACAATTTGGAGCTATTTTTGCTTATCATGGGCTTGATTACAACTGTGGTTTCTAAAACTTTATCATTTCACCTTCTGGGACATGTATTTAGCAATTATCTTCTTTATCTTGTTACCGCAGTTGTTCTTGTTATGGGTTTTGTGTTTAACCTCACTGTCAGCAAACTTAAAACTGCAATAAACTCCATTTTGAGCAAGATAAAAATAGAGCTCTTCGTGGCCCTTGTGATTTTATTTCTTGGGCTTATATCAAGTATCATCACTGCAATTGTTGCAACATTGATACTGGTTGAAATCATTCACTTGCTGCCACTGAAACACCAAACAAAGGTTAAGGTAGCAATAATAGGCTGCTTTTCTATAGGATTTGGTGCAGCATTAACTCCCGTTGGAGAGCCACTTTCAACAATTGTTGTAAGTTCATTGAACGCTGAATTTTTGTATATACTTAAAAATCTTGGAACGTATATAGTACCAACAATAATCATCTTATCACTTTTAAGCTACTTTATCTTGTTGTATGAAAGAAAAAGAGGGTGTATTCTGCCAACTTATGAAGAGCTTCTGACAGAAGAAGAGGATATCGTGAAAGCTGAAGAAAGAGCTATTCTAGCTGCTGAAGCGAAGAAAGATGTAGTACTGCGTGCTGGCAAAATTTTTATGTTCATAGTCGCATTGGAACTATTGGGCAGTGGTTTTAAACCTTTTATCGATAAGTACGTTGTAAAACTGGGAGATAAACTTCTGTTCTGGATAAACATCATCTCAGCAGCTCTCGACAATGCAACCATAGCAGCTGCTGAGATCACACCAAGCCTTTCAACTGGTCAAGTAAAAGCAATACTGCTCAGCCTTCTTGCAAGTGGTGGTATTTTAATTCAAGGCAACATTCCAAACATAATTGCGGCAAATAAACTTGAAATAAAGAGCAAGGAATGGGTAAAGCTGGGGCTCCCACTGGGACTAATTTTCCTTCTTGCATTCTACCTACTTCTTTTTGTAGTTTAA
- a CDS encoding HepT-like ribonuclease domain-containing protein translates to MVHLYFEVDNLALYDILQSNLSDFDKFIDEIT, encoded by the coding sequence ATTGTTCATTTGTATTTTGAGGTTGATAATTTAGCCTTGTATGACATACTTCAAAGCAATCTAAGTGACTTTGATAAATTTATAGATGAAATTACTTAA
- the mntA gene encoding type VII toxin-antitoxin system MntA family adenylyltransferase antitoxin codes for MLNVDNKLPELINFFKARDDIVAVWIVGSYGTKHQTENSDIDLAILFSKEISFFDELDLEVQISDILQTDKVDIINLNKAPLTLQFKTISEGKEIIKKDPIKVADFEEIVLDLYQDHEYFYRKFYEELKERNHHDT; via the coding sequence ATGTTGAATGTAGATAATAAACTTCCTGAGCTTATTAATTTTTTTAAAGCACGTGATGATATAGTAGCTGTTTGGATAGTAGGTTCGTATGGTACAAAACATCAAACAGAAAATAGCGATATTGACCTTGCGATTTTATTTTCTAAAGAAATCAGCTTTTTTGATGAACTGGATTTAGAAGTGCAGATATCTGACATTCTTCAAACAGACAAAGTGGACATTATAAACCTTAACAAAGCACCGCTAACCTTACAGTTTAAAACCATCAGTGAAGGAAAAGAAATAATTAAAAAAGACCCCATCAAAGTAGCAGATTTTGAGGAGATTGTTCTGGATTTGTATCAAGATCATGAGTACTTTTACAGGAAATTCTATGAAGAATTAAAGGAGAGAAATCATCATGACACTTAA
- a CDS encoding type II toxin-antitoxin system VapC family toxin: MGKLQQLLDKCNCIAIDTNLFIYLVEKNPKYAELAKYIFEKIEHGEVHAVTSSLVIAELLVKPFEMGNFTLAKKYKALVSFFPNLTLREIDYMVLEKCAEIRARYKIRTPDAIFLATAILERADIFITNDIKLKNIKEIEVIILNELI; the protein is encoded by the coding sequence ATGGGAAAACTTCAGCAACTTTTAGATAAATGTAATTGCATTGCGATTGATACTAATTTGTTTATTTATTTAGTAGAGAAAAATCCTAAATATGCTGAGTTGGCAAAATATATATTTGAAAAAATTGAACATGGCGAGGTCCATGCAGTAACCTCTTCATTAGTGATTGCAGAATTGTTGGTAAAACCTTTTGAAATGGGCAATTTCACGCTTGCTAAAAAATATAAAGCATTAGTTAGTTTTTTCCCAAATTTAACCTTAAGAGAAATTGATTATATGGTATTAGAAAAATGTGCAGAAATACGAGCAAGATATAAGATCAGAACACCAGATGCAATATTTCTTGCTACCGCAATATTAGAAAGGGCAGATATTTTTATTACAAACGACATAAAATTAAAAAATATTAAAGAAATCGAAGTTATTATCTTAAACGAGTTAATATAA
- the eam gene encoding glutamate 2,3-aminomutase, with amino-acid sequence MERLDVVNNKERFEKLKEAIQDYLDVKDTIKTGIEDEEKIEYQKKKILSYFGAGENDWENYKWQLKNRIASAKILKVLLNLDEKEAQQIEQVGKIYRFAISPYYLSLIDPNDPNCPIKRQSVPSSLELVEKGELDPMDEEHTSPTKIITQRYPDRLIIKVTNICGMFCRFCQRRRLIGETDTHASLDDITDAIEYVAQNPNIRDVLITGGDALMLSDEILEWILRSLRQIRHVEIIRIGTRAPVTLPQRITKELVDMLKKYHPIYINTHFNHPREITKDSKRACEMLSDAGVPLGNQMVLLNGVNNHKYIVRKLNQELLKIRVKPYYIFHPKRVKGTSHFWVTIEEGMEIIESLRGRTSGMAVPTYIINAPKGKGKTPIMPNYLLYFGKDKVVFRNWEGEVFEVDNGQ; translated from the coding sequence ATGGAAAGGTTAGATGTTGTTAACAACAAGGAGAGGTTTGAAAAGCTAAAAGAAGCAATTCAAGACTACTTAGATGTCAAAGACACAATCAAAACTGGTATAGAGGATGAGGAGAAAATTGAATATCAAAAGAAAAAGATACTTTCTTACTTTGGTGCCGGTGAAAATGACTGGGAAAATTATAAATGGCAGCTGAAAAATAGAATTGCCTCAGCAAAAATATTAAAAGTTCTTCTAAACCTTGATGAAAAAGAAGCACAGCAAATAGAGCAAGTGGGTAAGATTTATCGCTTTGCAATCTCACCTTATTATTTGTCACTAATTGACCCAAATGACCCAAACTGCCCAATAAAAAGACAATCTGTTCCAAGCAGTTTAGAGCTGGTAGAAAAGGGCGAGCTTGACCCAATGGACGAAGAGCACACATCCCCTACAAAGATTATTACACAGCGCTATCCAGACAGGCTGATAATAAAGGTTACAAATATATGTGGGATGTTTTGCAGGTTTTGCCAGAGGAGAAGACTTATCGGTGAGACTGATACACACGCATCGCTGGATGACATTACGGATGCAATTGAATATGTGGCACAAAATCCAAATATCAGAGATGTACTCATCACAGGCGGAGATGCCCTGATGCTTTCTGATGAGATTTTAGAGTGGATTTTAAGGTCGCTAAGGCAAATACGTCATGTTGAGATAATCAGAATTGGCACACGAGCACCTGTGACTTTGCCACAAAGGATTACAAAAGAACTTGTTGATATGCTAAAAAAGTATCACCCTATTTATATAAACACCCACTTTAACCACCCACGTGAAATAACAAAAGACTCAAAAAGAGCTTGCGAGATGCTCTCAGACGCTGGGGTACCACTTGGCAACCAGATGGTACTGCTAAATGGAGTCAATAACCACAAATACATTGTAAGAAAGCTCAATCAAGAACTTTTAAAAATCAGGGTAAAGCCATACTATATCTTTCATCCAAAAAGAGTAAAAGGAACATCCCACTTTTGGGTGACAATTGAAGAGGGTATGGAGATTATTGAGAGCCTCAGAGGAAGAACCTCAGGCATGGCAGTTCCCACATACATCATAAATGCACCAAAGGGCAAAGGAAAAACTCCAATCATGCCAAATTATCTTCTGTACTTTGGTAAAGATAAGGTTGTGTTTAGAAATTGGGAAGGTGAGGTTTTTGAGGTGGATAATGGGCAATAA
- a CDS encoding DUF3794 domain-containing protein, producing the protein MLKNFISIEGVANVSEFPTLTTLDRYNQFEVEEQVTIPAEKPEMEQIVSVMVEASIKNYYAIATPTGLKVIIEGELKQKITYVANEPTQSIHSAMFITGFCNFIDIPLNIPSGQNVLNILQTLGITLDDVVSAPPNIIIEDFSISQIDTRKAKKCTILFAWVRVNALLATYLPA; encoded by the coding sequence ATGCTCAAAAACTTTATCAGTATTGAAGGGGTTGCAAATGTATCTGAGTTTCCCACACTTACAACTCTTGACAGATACAACCAGTTTGAGGTAGAGGAACAAGTTACAATACCTGCAGAAAAGCCTGAGATGGAGCAAATTGTCTCTGTTATGGTAGAGGCAAGTATAAAAAACTACTATGCAATTGCAACTCCAACCGGGCTAAAAGTAATTATCGAAGGTGAACTTAAGCAAAAGATAACATATGTTGCAAATGAGCCAACACAGTCTATTCACTCAGCAATGTTTATAACAGGCTTTTGCAACTTTATAGATATACCACTCAATATTCCATCTGGTCAGAATGTGCTAAACATTTTACAAACCCTTGGAATTACCTTAGATGATGTAGTCAGCGCACCACCTAATATCATTATAGAAGACTTTTCTATATCCCAGATTGACACAAGAAAAGCAAAAAAATGTACAATACTTTTTGCATGGGTAAGAGTAAATGCGCTATTGGCAACCTACTTGCCAGCTTAG
- a CDS encoding DUF3794 domain-containing protein gives MLRNFVDIIGIADASSFPTLLPTNPNTEYIVEEKLTIPQEKPDVEQINTVLIEAKVTDSRVIPTPVGLKIVVDGELKQKIIYTANVPEQSVHSVLYVEPFCTFIEVPLNLPAGTNTLQLLQTLGITLNDVLVGKPNVLIEDVTVSLLDPRTIEKCTVLFIWATLNAALSSVLG, from the coding sequence ATGCTTAGAAATTTTGTTGACATAATCGGAATTGCAGATGCGTCAAGCTTTCCAACTTTACTTCCGACAAATCCTAACACAGAATATATTGTAGAAGAAAAACTCACAATTCCTCAGGAAAAACCTGATGTTGAGCAAATAAATACAGTTTTGATTGAAGCAAAGGTGACAGACTCAAGAGTAATTCCTACACCTGTTGGACTGAAAATTGTTGTTGATGGTGAGCTCAAACAAAAGATCATATACACAGCCAATGTCCCAGAGCAGTCAGTTCACTCAGTTTTGTATGTCGAGCCATTTTGCACATTCATTGAAGTGCCACTTAATCTTCCTGCTGGCACAAACACATTACAGCTTCTGCAGACATTGGGTATCACTTTAAACGATGTTCTGGTTGGGAAACCCAACGTGCTGATTGAAGATGTGACAGTATCACTTCTTGACCCAAGAACAATTGAAAAATGCACAGTCCTTTTCATCTGGGCGACATTAAATGCTGCACTATCATCTGTACTTGGCTAA